One Sesamum indicum cultivar Zhongzhi No. 13 linkage group LG14, S_indicum_v1.0, whole genome shotgun sequence genomic window, AGTGCAACCTTTGAAggcaacaaacaaaaatttgattgattgGAACTGTTCTCCAGAAGGTTCAAATTTACGGTATCCAAATCTTTTACCTGCTTCTTTGCCCCCCACAGGCCACCAAAGATCTTTGTATTTTGCTCCCGGCTTCTTGTGAGGACCATCTTCACTTGTTCCTAGCAAACTGACTACCTAAACAATGGCTAGAATTCCATCCAAATGACATAAAATATACAGTCTGATGAAGGAGAAGCAGCAGCAAATGTCAGCAGATGAGTTTCGTATTTGGTTTTTCCTTTGTTAATGATGCTACTTACCCTCCCTAGAAATATCTTACAAGTCTGTGTAGGTCTAAGCAGTTTTGCGGCTTCTCCTAGGTAACGCGACAAGCTTCCTGGAGGCTGGTGTAAGAAATCTTTGAATAATAAGTTACTGAGAAAACTATCTTTCTTGTTGCTCTCTCAGTTGTCTGCTCTTCTTTCACTGAATCTTTGTCTTAATATATCTTCTTTTACTACGCATTTGCTTGGCGAAACATCAACCTTAGCtgcaacaaaattttcatgcGTTAAGGTTTTTTGGCTGCTCGTGTACAAACCATTCCGGAATCTCAAGATCATTCACTTGATCTTCATAGAAATTTCTGTCTGCATTACGTTTCATGGGAATCTCATGTGAAAATGAAAGTACACAAAACGAACCTGTTGTCATTGCCGTTTACTGTGTGTTGTATGTGTTTGTTCCATTATTGCATGTGtattgtgtgtgtttgttcCATCATTGCATGTAACCTAACATGTAGTCCAAAACTAATACTGAATATTGTGCAGAACTAGCATGTCAGTGCTGATTTAACTCCGCTAACGACTGATAGTAGCTCCGatgtgaagaaaatatatatatatatatatagagagagagagagaatgaaaaCTAAGCAAAATCACTGATTTATATTCTTTCTCCAGATAATTGTTGTTGATCTTGATCAGTTTTTCATCTGCCCTTTTCCTATCTTTATTCTCAATTGCCATGATTCTTTTTGAAGGGTTTTGGTGCaaaaatgatcaataaaaCGAAAACCAAGTTGTCTGTTAGCCTCTGCatgaaatatgtatatatagccGTTACGCATGTTACCTTATGTCTTTATGACTGCTTCAAAATGTTATTCATGCgtttctctctcactctctgaGCGTGTGactgtgtgtgtgagagagagagagaagtcaAAAGGAGTTGTGGAAAAGATGCGTCCAAGACAAAACCAATATATTATGGCCGTTTGTTCACCACTATCTTAATTCTTTCCCCTCGGAACTAAAATTTCTTTCTATGAtttgtcctttttctttctccatcAAACATTCCACTTAAAAAAACACATGCACTGCTCCATGTTGTATTCAGTGCTTTgtgtattaaatatatatatatatatttctttttattttttttagaaaaatacacatattTGTCGTACACTCAAATAATGGGTTgtcatgaaaaaatatttgttagttgatCGTTACTTTGAGgggtatatttataacaaatattaaaagagtttttgtaatttattcttattaaaattgattaattagtccaaatttatggaatttaaattaatttaataatgtaatGAATTGGGGTTGATGGTTGTTGAAGAAATGCGTCATGGGTTCTTGTGGATATTTATGTGGGGTTGGTTGATGGAATGTGTGTGGTGGAGATTGCACGGAAAAAGTTGGACAACtgcttaataataaataatgatcAATAATggggtataaatgtaataaatattttgagagacTGAATACTCCAAGGTgggccattttttaaaaaagtattttccAGTTTTTGGCATGTCAGCTTCTTCTTTTAAAACTGCTCAAAAAAGGCGCGTCTAATTGCTTtgacttttttgtaaataaatttaattttttttttactacttTACCCTCGATATGATAATCTTATTTTGACGTTAccctttcattttatttttaaaattgctcATCTgctagaatttttaaataatttggataatttatcattaacaatatttgtaaaattaaatatgagatataCTAATTGCAgtagaatttattattaccGAATGACAAGTgcaaatattaacaaatatagtatctttttaatacatatgGACAAAATGGTCTTTAACTAATTAAGTTCATTTAagaagttattttttaataggcACTACCTAATTTAGCTTTTatctactttttgtttttttttttttataaaaaatttattactaaaatcACTTTTCTAAGAGTAGAAGTTTTAGCAAACACTCCctaaaataatcaaaagtTGTTGAATGAGGGGTCCAAATTTTTCTCTATTGTCATGTTCACCCcatactttttcctattttgcaaaatatgccatcattcattttttcatatttgctGTCCTTTTCTGGAATATTGATTAAGactttttattctttagaCCTCGCAGTTAAAAATTAgagatagtttgtgtaatgatattGCGTTTTTTAagatgtatgtgtaatttttataaatagaggtaatttatataaataatattgatgtttCTCGttggtgtatatataattatttaaaaataacatgaataatttatataaatagatcatagaTTAGgggtataattgtaattacaattttttcttataatttagtaaaataagGATCAAAGCTGATTACATCCGGATGATCGAAACTCGAAAGAAACAAccattatgtttggttttgtttttaacttgtgttttgggtattttgtggagatagagagagaaaaacaaagataaataaaaataagttagagatagtgtgtatgtttggatttgtttttggagataatataaaataagtatgttatgtttgatgttgggtagtggggagacaaaaaatactgttcattgtcaaatcatgtctcttttatatatatttatatatatatgtataaaaatatatataatttattcagttgtgagtggattaaaataaatattatttcctaattatatatgtatggaaatgaaaaaaaataatttatgtaaatacacttttaaaaataattaaatgcactctaataatggattaacaatatttttcgttAGTTGTTCTATTCGatgtgataaatataaatacattattcaaataatgtaatatatgaattaatcgcgtagaataattatattattttatatttttttaaatttttaattattccaatgatgtagaaaatattacgtataaaaatattaaatggttaaaataaaatatatttgtatttaaaaatcaaatacttagaaacaagacaaaataCTTAGAAACATGACAAAAGCATGACAAAACAAGCAATGGCAAACATTGCTTctgttttgggccatctctgaGATTGGCCAAAAccgaaaacaaacataaggAACATGTTTTTTGTCTTGGGCTTACATACCCAGTATGTCTTGATCCAATACCTATATTTTGGGTCGGCCCCATAATGCTTTCCGGATCTGGTTTGGGGCCTCCAAGCATAGGCAGGACTCTTTTCCCCAATAATTTGGGTCGGCCCATTATCTAAACTATGGACCAATTATATGGATTTGCTCCATCACAGTGGCGGCCCATAAATCTCAACTGGCGGTGGCCTACACAACAATCCCGTTCTCCGGCATCGATGTCAATTCCGGTCGGCGTATAACCTCTCCACTTTTCGCCCTTTGGCTCCGGTCCGTCGGGACGGCAGCTACTTTTCCATCAGTTACTCTATAATCATCACCACCTATCGGCGTGGTGGCCCTGAGAATCAACggcttatttttctttcttctgctGAATCTTCATTTCGTCCCGGAAGATCCGTCGGCGATTATGATCGTACAAGATAAGAGATGGTGGCGAGGCGCAAGTAGGTTCTCAATCTTAGCAGTTTACGACGAAAATCTGGGTGAAAACTGTGTGGAGTGATTGGATGACAGGATTGCTTTATAGTAAATCGATTGAAGAAGACGATTTATCTGCTTGTGCATTGAACTGCTGGTGAAATGTGTATCCTGTCTCAAGAGTTGACTAGCGAAAGAGAGAAAGTTTGAGGCAATTGACAGAGAATTTTTATGTTAGTAATGGCAGCATGAATATTACACCGTGTGAACAAAATTGAGCTACCATGTCTAGACTGATGATTTTGAGATAAAACAACGTTATATCTTGCTCCTCATCCTTACTAACTTTGCCAATGTTTCTTGAGCAGCTAACGTTTGGGCATGGTTGTGGCCTAGCATCACTGTCCTGATGCTGATGCAGGTTCTGCAGAGCTCTTCCCCGCTGTCAAAATGGCCACCTCTCAGCAGCAACTTTGCTCTGGTCTCGAGTATTGTGGCTTTCAGCAATGTCACTTCTTGCCAAACGTACTCGTCTACTCGTTGATTCGATTGCAGAGCCTTTTTCCAGCATAGAGAACCATGGCACCAGTCTTGTATTTGAGACACGAACGACTTCTCCACTTCTTCGAGCACGTTTGTGCAGACTTTTAAGAGCTCCAAGGCCGAGTTGCACCTTGAGAAAGTTGTGAATGCTAATATTGCTAGAGGGAGAGCTGTTCGCTTGATGAAGAGAACCATGTCGATTGCTTTGAGCTGGACGAGTGGGGGTTCGGATTTNNNNNNNNNNGCCCAGAGGTGGTCGGAATTTGCCAGTGGATTCCCAGTTTTCCTTACACCTTGAACTGTTGCTTTCGCAGCAACCAGGCCATCTTTCCattttgcaaatatttgaGTTATGGGGTGGAATTGAATCCAACATCCAGGCTGCCTGTTAACTTTCCAAGCCAAACCAAGTCTAACTAAGAGAAGAGCTGATTCTTCCTCACTCTTCCATGTTTGATTTGCTAGACAACCCGAGCAGCAGCAGAGAGCGAGCTTCAAGCATCTAGTCCACTTTTTCAACTTGTTTCTGGTGGAGGGTACATTGTTTGCTGCTGCAGCAAGTAAATTTGCTGGAATAGGTGCCGGTGCAAACCATGCTCCAACTTGAAGCATTCTTGAAGCAAGAAGATTCCTACTTCCATTTGTTTGCTGCAATATAGCAGCACAAAATGACAAGACTTTCATTAGGAAAGGGCTGGTTCTGCAAAATTGCTGGTCTGCATTGCTTAAACTAGAGCAGCCAGTTGTTTCGTCATACTGAATCTGGTTCACGGCCTCAAACAGAGCAGATGGTGCAATTGCAAGTTCAGAAAGCAACGATCCGATCACCCATAAGCCAAAACTCGACCTACCCagtttttcatcaaattttccaAGAAATTCTAGCTCTGCAGCTGGATACTCCTTTTTCCGTCTTCCTCTAATCAACGCCATTGCATCGGACAATGGCAACGTCTGAAGCTGCATTGGCTCAAAGTTCATTACCCTGGAGAGCCTGCTTGTTATGATTACATGTGTGCCTCCtgtgtttcgtggaattaagTCATGTAAATCCTTACCTTCCCACCATTCCCTCTCGGATTCTAGATTATCAATTATCAGCAAGTAGGGCATGTCGCGAAACAGCTCCCTTTTGACCCTTTTGAATGCTTCGGATTCTTGTTCATCAAAGTTCCGAATCCTCCCTCTTTCCTTCTCTTCATCTGCACTTACATCCAACCCCATATTGATAGATATATTCAGTATATTTTGCCTGAAATACCGAGCTTCACCACCAACCCACAAAACCATCTTGTATCTCTGGGAGTATCGGTAGGCGAATTCCAAAGCTAGCTCTGTCTTTCCAACTCCTGGCGATCCAGTTATGCACACAATGCTGCTGCCAAAGCTCTTGTATTTCCCACTTTTAGTTTTCTTGTATTTAGGCCTCTTCAGGGAGTTTCTCCCAATTGCGGGTTCAACCCAAGCCTCTAAATTTGGCTCCTTACACCTCCCAACTTCCAAACTTATGTATTTGCCTCCCTTAATTCTGTCCATTTCGCTTTCCCCGTCAGCCAGACCATCAGACTGACCCGCTGTTCCACCTTTTGTTGCCGGCATCCCACATTCTTGCTCCAAATAATCCCCACACCCAAAAAATGCTGTCTCAATATCCATAATCTCTTTCTCCCTCCCCACAAAATACTTGTTTCTTGGAAATGGTAACTCCTCATACATATCTACCTCCTTTTCAGCTACACTCTTCCTTCCAAGCTTTCCCCGTAATATCCCAGAAGCTTTTGATATACAGCTTCTCCAATTACCCTCATTGGCCTCCAATTTGAACTCATGACATCTCATTAGCCCATCCAACGCTTCTTTACATTCCTTGTTATCTGCATGGGGGTTGAAAAGACTAGCAATTTCATTAGCATCAGTGTCGAAGAACAAAGGGATCAAATTCTTCTTCTGAGCAAAGAATCTAATCTCCTCCAAGCTCAGATGGTTAAGAAGGCTATAATTCGTGACAACAACAACTCCAAACGTAACAGAGCAAATAACCCTGTCAGCAATCTCATGGCTCTGATTGTCCGCATACTTTGCCCTGTCAGCCACAAAGCAAGCAATCCCCTGAACCTCAAGCTCCGATTTAAGCCACTTGCAGAACCTTATCAAATTCGGGTTCTGTCCATGGAAGCCTATGTACACATCACAGCTCCTCAGCTTCGCATTGGAAGCAGGCGACACGGAGCCTTTAGCAAACGAAACCCGAGGGATGGGAAACGAAAATGAAATTCTGGGCGCCGTGTCCGGGCCTGAAACTGGAACACAGGTCACAATCTTGAGCTTTGTGTTGGCGGGGTCATCAGAGAAATCGTGCCTCTCGGGAGGCGGCGTGTAGGAAGTGCTAGGGATGTCGTCGGACTGAGAACCGCAATAAGATACAGGTGGAGAGGGGTGGGTTAGGCTAGTAGCCGGCGTTGGGCTTTCTTCAGTAGgatttggattttgatttGTAGCTACATTGGCCCTTGGAGAGATATAAGGTGATTGCAATGCAGAAACAAATGCTGAGGATGGAGGGGAAACGAGTGGGGAGTTGTATGGAGATGAAGCTACTGAATTTGCCAATGAGTTCTTGGACACTGAATCTTGATTTGAGGTGACAATGTTGGCAAGAATTTCCTTACCGGGCTTCTTGCCTGAACTTGCTAGTTTAATGGTAAGGGACTTGGCATCAACGGTGGGGATTTCTTTAGGAGGGTCTGCAGATGGTCCTGTTTCTTCATCCATCTTCTGCTAATGAATAGGGAGGACCCCCCAAAAGACTTGACTTGGTTTGGTGGTGGTTAAAAAAGAGTTTCAAAAACAAGATTTCAGGAATGCAAGAGAATGGCTTATTTTGGTTAAGATGTTAAAAATGTCTGAAACCATTTGTCACACTCTCAAACAATGAGCATCAGAAGTACCCATACCATATATTTCAGCAGCATTCATCTTGAAAATCGGAAAAGAAACTGGACTTGGCGTTTGGATTCTTGCACTAGTTCATGTTGACATGTGCAATTTAATGTGTGGCTGTGACTGAAAACTCATCAGAAGATGAATGCAACAGTAGAGATAGAGAGATGTTTGGACAACAAGCAGGTGGAGATCCTACATGTGAATTCACTGTGGGCCTCCATGAGTCAGAACACCAGACCTCAGCTTTTACTGTTCAAGGTGTGGATCAGACCAATTAGTTCAAAAAAGCGAGGACCAAAACAGGTATAGAAAACTATGTTCTGTTCTGAACAAGAAagcttttttctttgattcatcATCATGATAAAGATTGCAATCCACCCCATCATTGAAACACCCTTTATGTTTACCTAAAAATCTTTCACTTTACCTTACCTGGTTTATTTTCACTTGAAGTGAAGCCTCAAGAAAAAGGGGGTGACCCTTCTTTCCCTTGTAGTTCCAGAGAGACCATCTGTCTTCTTTCCTCTCTCTcgctgtctctctctctctctctcgaacAAGCTGTACAAATGGGAGAATCTAAAGTGTGGGTTGGATCTATGAGgttttgaacataaaaaataggaATTAAATGCTTTAAAAGGAGCTGCAGAGTGTAGTAAATGTTGTAATATTCTAagattcttattttaatggaCATGTCTTGGGCTTAGTGTattgctttttgttttttgtgttgtaGGATTACAttacatctctctctctctgtgttgCAAAATAACacataatttttctctttaattacACAAGCCAAAGATTGGTCAGAAGGGAAATCTGGGGAAATGGCATTGGAGAGAGGAAAACATGAACTCAGACCATGGTTGTCTCTTGTTAGTGGTCACTACACTAGTTGTAAGAACTTCAACACTATGGCTtggataaaaacaaacaattatgTTATAGTATGTGAAAATTGCAAGTAGGGTTCCCTCTGTTTGTGTACTCTTCTGACATATTTGTGACTAAATTTTTGCTCTGGAAATTGTACCATGACCAGTCCATCTGACCACTGACCTATTAATAATTTGCCCCCTttaagagaaagaagaaaaaaaaaataggaaacaGTCATCAAGAATTCATAACTGGTTGAAAAATATGAGTTAACTAACCTAATCCCTTTGATCAATGCTTTTTGCAAATAGATGGTTAATTAACCTAATCCATAGAAGCTAAGTACAGGCATTCAATTATGTGAGGCTAATGAGACTCTTAAGTTGTTGATTTCAGAAACATGGATTTATTACAATTGCACTGTTTTTCCCTTATAATTGTCAACAGGGTTTTAATTACTGTGGGGAAATTTGGTTATTAGGGTTCTGACAAGCTTTTAATGCAAAATTCAGGacattgttcttttttttttatttatttaaaaaaaaaaaagaacagaagaagaaaattcctCTCTTATTGAAGAGTAGTAATTGAAGACATTATTGAGTAAGTAGTACTAAAAATTGCACTTTAGTACagaaagattaaattaaagagTTGTAGGTTCTTTTTGATCAGAAAGTCCCTCTGGCTTTTGTTCTAatgatggatgattttgctTGTTTAAGCTGGAAAGCCAAGTTTCAAGCCTTAATCTTTTCAATTCATGATACCATTTTGACACACACATcccatttcaaaaaaaattattgaaaaatgatacataatttaatagaaaatgacATAATTGGCCCTCgagaaatataataatccCTTATCCCCCCACTtcttagtgcttttggattaaCATCATTTAGTTGCATTGGGTTAAGTCACTTcccttaatttaaaaatctttaatcttttctaattaattacgTGATTAAATTACTAGTCTTGTGGTGCACTTCCTCTGTCCGGGCAACCTGGCTGCATGTGCCTCCAAGActttcacctttttttttttctcgaaTAATGTTATTCAATTAACAtaagaattttcttctttttttttattaaaaaaattattgctatttttaaATGGTAATGATGCGATGAGGTGTCGTTTGGTATTACAATTCTTCTCTCAATGAACTTGGATGTTATTGTCACTCCATTAAATGTTCTTAATTAGTTGAATTTGATCTATGATGGGGTTgtgagattaaatatttttggaataattactTCCTCTgtctcttgaaatttggtgtaattatatataaatttatataatttgagaaattaaatttaataccTTAACATTTATTTCGattcaacaaataaatctctTGTAATAAACATTTATGGAATTTGGTAATATGAGCGAAAATATAtcgaatgaaaattcatatttatacacaattgacttattactgacttattatatatcaaacaaatcgattctaataaaattatccttGTACGGGTAAAGATGTACTTGGTCACATACATTAGCGTGTGAAatttataagggtagtttagttataaaaaatttgtttaacttgcaataaatcaatcgggggctaaaaatatttttgtttttgctaatatcaataagtttagtaaattttaactaataaatgaatttatttagtgaacataaataaatttcaaagatattaaatataattttttaaattataaaatatatataattatatcaaatttaaaaaaaaatacagtataattattcctttacGTTTTGGtttaaagtttaatttataggaaataaatggctCTCCTGATCACCTTTCAAAAGTcaaccaaataaaattaatttattttctttaaaagtgAAATGACCAAATATTTCGTTAAAATCAGTTATCAactgataattaaataaattgagtaGCTACcaatattaacataattattgaattatttgtccttttttttagGGCTAGCTAGCTTCATAATTTTGCCggtaattaattatcatttaatgtTGAGttattaaatactaattaatactAAAGATTTAAAGGCAAGTATgaataattttgcaatttgttAAGCTCTACAAATCacatttgaacaaaaaaatttgttcGTCAAAGCTAAACTCAAGATTAATTCGATCagtgcaaaaataataaatacacttgaaaatatcaaattactcgACCGCGGCTCATATTTAATCAACATAAAactcattttaatttgattaaatcaataatcaaatcaaattcaaatacaatttttgaaaattcaataataactacaacaaatttcaataatgGTATGTTGGATTCGTCTTGAATCATTTACAACTTTGATTGTTCACTTTTCTTGTGTATGCTCTTTACTATACGTATGTGGTACCGTACGTCTACCTACCTAAAATTGATTATCATCGCTACAATTCTTACGTACTGCAAATAGTTTATGCTTCatggattattattattattattattattattattattattattattattgtggttaatattaattaactagtAGAGTTGTCTCCTCTTGGCAAACCTAAACAACCAATAATTATTACCTGcagtgttaaaaaattattgcagcataattatgttaataatgtttgaattcaaaatgTCTTAATTAATTCCAACAATTTGTACGCATTATTGCTTGGGAGTTTATGATGACTATTccctttcaaatttttatttttatagacaTTTTGTATTTCTATTTTAGGTTTGAAATTTTGGTGCCAATCGTAGTTTGGTAgtaagttgaatttttttatttttaaaacatagaaCTGATTAGccatagaaaaaataaattattttgaattgcagatacttttttttttatactttatataaaaagtaaactCTCGAATATTTTTAGGGTTTCATCTTATACCGACATATATTGTCTCAATTGACGagtatatatagttttatatcaataatttatgtgctcagactttttttttactgGCGTGAGTGTTGCATtagtgaataatatataagtacTCGCTAAGCAATTTATGGTTCTTGAATTATTATGATCACGTGATTATTTAAGCCAAACACGCCATAGTTCGATCAATGATGATGattcgaatttttttaaagaggtGATTGTATAGTTACGTTGATATCAATAAACTGATTAATACATCGATTTGATCAATAAACTCATACTACCATAAACTCATAttaaagtgagacaaatatCCGTTACccattacaataaatttatattaaatgagatGAATACCCAAAACGTCTGGTGAAATTTAAATccgtaattttaaattttatgagatCTCAATTTTATGTGACAATCGGAGTTTTAAAACAATTCAAACTTGtgttttttgtgtgtgtgtgtggggtgttaTTATTTCTATGTTTGTTCAAGTGAACATTTCAAGTATCTCATGACCCAAACGCTTATTTGGGCCTTCCGCGGCCTAATGGGTCTAAGCATCAAGAAAATACGAACAAACTAAGCCCAtaagaaagaacaaaacaaatcattttaaattgtGACAAAAgatttagagtaaattataaccaCTTATTCTAAGATTGTtgtgattataaatattttttcattttttgaaaaattacaaatatttttataaatttaacatCCGTCTAACAATGAGTCCATTTTATTAGCATCGCTAAGTTTCCGTTCAATTTTTACAGTGATTTAAATGCCCTTttgaattatgtattataaattttttacatatatattttttagattttttaaaaaatatttttaccaattaatatttcctatggattatttatttcacccactcttaaatttttttatattttttaaatatttttaaaaaagattcaataaaggta contains:
- the LOC105176546 gene encoding uncharacterized protein LOC105176546, which gives rise to MDEETGPSADPPKEIPTVDAKSLTIKLASSGKKPGKEILANIVTSNQDSVSKNSLANSVASSPYNSPLVSPPSSAFVSALQSPYISPRANVATNQNPNPTEESPTPATSLTHPSPPVSYCGSQSDDIPSTSYTPPPERHDFSDDPANTKLKIVTCVPVSGPDTAPRISFSFPIPRVSFAKGSVSPASNAKLRSCDVYIGFHGQNPNLIRFCKWLKSELEVQGIACFVADRAKYADNQSHEIADRVICSVTFGVVVVTNYSLLNHLSLEEIRFFAQKKNLIPLFFDTDANEIASLFNPHADNKECKEALDGLMRCHEFKLEANEGNWRSCISKASGILRGKLGRKSVAEKEVDMYEELPFPRNKYFVGREKEIMDIETAFFGCGDYLEQECGMPATKGGTAGQSDGLADGESEMDRIKGGKYISLEVGRCKEPNLEAWVEPAIGRNSLKRPKYKKTKSGKYKSFGSSIVCITGSPGVGKTELALEFAYRYSQRYKMVLWVGGEARYFRQNILNISINMGLDVSADEEKERGRIRNFDEQESEAFKRVKRELFRDMPYLLIIDNLESEREWWEGKDLHDLIPRNTGGTHVIITSRLSRVMNFEPMQLQTLPLSDAMALIRGRRKKEYPAAELEFLGKFDEKLGRSSFGLWVIGSLLSELAIAPSALFEAVNQIQYDETTGCSSLSNADQQFCRTSPFLMKVLSFCAAILQQTNGSRNLLASRMLQVGAWFAPAPIPANLLAAAANNVPSTRNKLKKWTRCLKLALCCCSGCLANQTWKSEEESALLLVRLGLAWKVNRQPGCWIQFHPITQIFAKWKDGLVAAKATVQGVRKTGNPLANSDHLWAXXXKSEPPLVQLKAIDMVLFIKRTALPLAILAFTTFSRCNSALELLKVCTNVLEEVEKSFVSQIQDWCHGSLCWKKALQSNQRVDEYVWQEVTLLKATILETRAKLLLRGGHFDSGEELCRTCISIRTVMLGHNHAQTLAAQETLAKLVRMRSKI